From Mucilaginibacter gotjawali:
CGTTCGCTGGTTTTTTGCGCATTACCGGTTAATGGTGACCTTTAGCATTGTTTCGTTACTTTCCCTCATTCCGCTATTCTTTTTGATGTCAACGGAATCAAGAATCTTGCTCATATTTTTGGCTGCCCTTTCTTTCGCTTACAGCATCCCATTGTTTACAATGGGCGAACAAAAATTTGGCTTACGGAATATCCCCGGACTAAAGCAATTCCTGATAACGCTGGTATGGACCATGAGCACCGTTTTATTACCGGTTTTGGAGGCGCAACATATCCATCTTACAACCATTTCGATGCGTGACACGACGATCCTGATCGCCAAACGCTTTTTACTGATAGCTGCCCTTACCGTGCCTTTTGATATCCGCGATCTTTTTGAAGACCAGCAATCCGGCCTGAAAACCATCCCCGTAGCCTTTGGAGAGAAAAAGGCCTATATATTTTGCCAGGTATTACTGGCCGGCTATGTTGTTTTATTGTTTCTTTTCCGCGGAAACGGTTTTAATACCGATTTTTTTGCATTAACCATTACGGTAGCATTGGCCGGCTGGCTCATCTTTAAATCAACCTGGGAAAAGAATGAATACTATTATTTTTTCTTTTTAGACGGGGTACTCATCCTGCAATACCTGGCGCTCCTGCTGTTTCACTGGCTTGGCGGGTTGCTGTAATTTTGAAATAAAAATTGAATATTATTGTAGTATGCCCCGCCATAGGCGGACTACCGCTTTGCAGCACAACGTTCAACCGTTATTTTGCCGCGTCAGCGGCTACCCAATTCGCGAAGGGTAGCCACTGACGTGGCAATTATTCTTGGTATTTGGTTTCTACAAAGCGGTAGCCCCGATGGGGCAAAGGTTTTTCTTGTCTCGAACTCAGATTAACTTAATGGACATTGAACGTTAGCATTTGCCTTAAGACTCTTTACTTAAAAAGGCTTTCCAGCGGCCAGCTCCTTATGCGCACGCTTAACGGCCAGGTTTTCGCGGTACCTGGCGTAATTGGCCTTAAAAGCTATTTTCAGCGCACTATCCAATCCGCCCTTTATGGCTAGGTTATAAACACTTGCTGCCTTGCGTGACAAAGAAGCATCCCAGGCGCGAAGGCTTAATGAATAGCCGCCTTCTACATACTTCATCCAGTGCCAGTACCCTGTAGGCATAAACAGCGTGTCGCCATGTTCTAAAAACGCTTCGGTACCTTCGACGCCTTCAAGGGCCGGGAATTTTTTGAAGTCTGGCCGAAGCACATCATAATCTTCCAGCGCATAAGTGGCATTGGGGATGCAATATAAACGGCGTTTCCATTTATTCTCAAACAAGATTACCTGCTTTTTCCCTCCAAAATGGGTATGGAAGATATGCGGCAGGTCGATATCATAGTGCAAAAAAGTAACCGAATCCGATCCGCCAAAAAACATGGAGGGCATGCTCTCGATAAAA
This genomic window contains:
- a CDS encoding UbiA family prenyltransferase; translated protein: MKKILQQAFDFLLFSNVFMALCAVAQGLVTFYLAGAKPVASVTWLLFTSTIGIYNFSILLTRPKNPEQSQYRRVRWFFAHYRLMVTFSIVSLLSLIPLFFLMSTESRILLIFLAALSFAYSIPLFTMGEQKFGLRNIPGLKQFLITLVWTMSTVLLPVLEAQHIHLTTISMRDTTILIAKRFLLIAALTVPFDIRDLFEDQQSGLKTIPVAFGEKKAYIFCQVLLAGYVVLLFLFRGNGFNTDFFALTITVALAGWLIFKSTWEKNEYYYFFFLDGVLILQYLALLLFHWLGGLL
- a CDS encoding cupin-like domain-containing protein, with product MSFILHPIDIVDHISPEDFAANYLTPRRPLIIKGLTHNWPALQKWTPGYLKQVVGDKIVPLYDNSKADPAKPINSAAAEMPFDAYIDLIMSEPTELRIFFFNIFKQAPQLLNDIAFPKDLMGGFIESMPSMFFGGSDSVTFLHYDIDLPHIFHTHFGGKKQVILFENKWKRRLYCIPNATYALEDYDVLRPDFKKFPALEGVEGTEAFLEHGDTLFMPTGYWHWMKYVEGGYSLSLRAWDASLSRKAASVYNLAIKGGLDSALKIAFKANYARYRENLAVKRAHKELAAGKPF